The following DNA comes from Candidatus Woesearchaeota archaeon.
AAATTTCCTGATGTCTTTTTTCCCGTCTATTCCTTTAATTTATTCCGTATTATCCTGTTCTGTCTTATTCTTTTACCTACCGTGCAAAGTATCGCGAGGCTTTTCTGCCAGAAAAACACCTCATTCGAGCAAAAATGCTCTCATCAATCACTGGTGATATGGGAGAGTTTAGAACTTATTTATAAAGATTTGGGTTTAATGTGTGCTTAATTATGGTAGAATAATGATGCAAAATAATTTTTTGCAATTAATCCTTCTCTTATTCATAAGCATTTTCTGGAATTTACTCCGGCAAATTTAGTTATGCTAATTTAATGAATTGCATATTTGGTATTATTATTTATATTAATCCACTTTCTCTCTCCTTTATGAAAGTCGGCGTGCTTTTTTCAGGGGGAAAGGATTCATGCCTTGCTCTTTACAAGGCAATGAAAGAGTATGAGGTTGCATGCCTCATAACCATTAAATCAGAGAATCCTGAAAGCTACATGTTTCATGTTCCCAATATAGGGATAACAAAGATGCAGGCTGAGGCAATAGGAATCCCTCTTCTTGAAAAGGAAACAAAGGGGGAGAAGGAAAAGGAATTATCTGACCTCCGGGATGCAGTATCCCTTGCAGTTGAGAGGTTCGGGATAGAGGGATTAGTTACAGGGGCAATCTGCTCAGTGTATCAGGCTTCAAGAATAGAAAAAATCTGCAGTGCTCTTTCAATTTCATGCATAAATCCGCTCTGGATGCGCGAGCAGATTGGAATCCTTGAAGAGCTTCTTGACAATAATTTTGAGGTTGTGGTGTCAGGGGTTTTTGCATTCCCCCTTGACAGGGAATTCCTGGGAAAAACAATTGACAGGAAGATGATTGCGAAACTGAAGTTCCTGCAGGACAAGTATAAAATCAATCCTGCCGGAGAAGGGGGCGAAATTGAGACAACAGTCCTCA
Coding sequences within:
- a CDS encoding TIGR00289 family protein codes for the protein MKVGVLFSGGKDSCLALYKAMKEYEVACLITIKSENPESYMFHVPNIGITKMQAEAIGIPLLEKETKGEKEKELSDLRDAVSLAVERFGIEGLVTGAICSVYQASRIEKICSALSISCINPLWMREQIGILEELLDNNFEVVVSGVFAFPLDREFLGKTIDRKMIAKLKFLQDKYKINPAGEGGEIETTVLNAPFFRKRIEITDSEISYHSNSGVFLIKSAKLSEK